AATCCGGCACGCCCTCGAGCATGGCCGGGGATCATGCGGCGCAATTGGCCAAGCGTCGCGACAAGCTGACGCGCTTCGATGTCGGCCCACTGTGGGCCGAGATCAGCGGCGAGGGCGATCTGTGCCTGCTCACCTGGGGGTCGAGCCACGGCGCGGTGCTTGAGGCGGCGGCGACACTGAATGCCAGCGGGCGCCCGACCCGGGTGATCGGCCTGCGACTGATCGCCCCGCTGCAGCGCGATGCCTTGCTGGCGGCGATATCCGGTACCCGCGTCTGGGTGGTGGAGCTCAACCAGGACGGACAGCTGTTTCATTATCTGCGCTCCGAGGCCGCCCTGCCGGAGCATGCCATGTCCTTTGCCCGCCCGGGGCCGCTGCCACTGCGCCCAGGTGAGATTCTTACAGCCATCGCCGCGGAGGCAACCGATGACCACCGCTAGCAGCGAGACCGCGACGCATTCTTCAACTACCCTCAGGGCCAAGGACTACAAGTCCGAGGTCAAACCGGTCTGGTGTCCGGGGTGCGGGCATTTTGGTGTGCTGGCGGCACTGACCAAAGCCTTCGCCTATCTTGGGCTGCCGAAGGATGAAGTCGTCACCGTCTCCGGTATTGGCTGCTCCTCGCGCATTCCGGCCTATATCGACGGTTACGGCTTTCATGGCGTGCATGGGCGCGCGCTGGCGCTGGCGGCAGGACTCAAGGCGGCCCGGCCGGACTTGACGCTGGTGGTCGCCGGTGGCGACGGCGACGGCTTTTCCATCGGTGGCAATCATTTTCTGCATGCCTGCCGGCGCAACATGGACATGACCTATGTGGTGATGGATAACGAAGTCTATGGCATGACCAAGGGCCAGGCATCGCCCACGACCCAGCCCGACTGGTCGCACAGCAAGCTCACGCCGCGCGGTACCGGCGTGCCGCGGTTTTATCCTGCCGCCATTGCGCTCGCGGCCGGTGCCAGTTTCATCGCGCGCGGCTTCTCTGGCGATCCTAACGAACTGGTGCGCCTGCTGGTGCAGGCACTTGAGCACCCCGGCTTCGCGCTGGTGCAGGTGCTGAGCCCCTGTGTGACATTTCGCCCGGAGCAGAAGGGTTGGAAGCAGGCGGTGCATCCGGTGGCCGAGCCGGCGCCGGACGACCCGGGGAAAGCCGCGAGCTTGATTCAAAGCGACGATGGTCTGGCGATCGGTGTACTCTATGCGCAGCGCCAGCCGGTCTATCAGCCGCGTAATCGCGCCGAGGCCGAGCTTGCGGAGATCGAAGCGGAGTTTCTGCTATGAATGATGCAGCATCCAAACAAGGGTCCCACTCCATCGACTCGCTCGAGGAACTCTGCGCCCATGCGCTCGAACTGGAACACGAATCGGCCGGGCGCTTTCATCAGCTCGCCGACAGCATGGAAGTGCATCACAATGCCGAGGTTGCGGGCCTGTTTCGCGAGCTGGGGAAACTGAGCGAGGCCCATGCCGCTGCAATCGAGGCGCGCGCCCAGGGGCTCGAGCTGCCGCGAATCCCGCCGTGGGAGTTCAAGTGGAATTGCCCCGACGGACCGGAAAGCCACTGTCTGGATGATGATGTCAATTATCTGATGACGTCCACGCAGGCGCTGCGACTGGCGTTGTTTAACGAGCAGCAGGCGCATGCTTTTTATCAAAGCATTGCCGATCGCTCATGCGACGTCCAGGTGCGCGAGCTGGCGGCGGAAATGGCAGCCGAGGAGGCCGAGCACGCGGGTCTGCTAGCTGAATGGCTGGAGCGCGAAGGCGCCGAGGATGGATCAGAGCAAGACGGACCAGCCGAGGATCTCGACCCGCCGAATGTTCCTGAGTAGCGCAGTGGTGGCTTGGCTGCCGTTGATGGGCGCAGCCGGGTGGCCAGGTCCAGACGCAAGAAAGGCCGGAGCTGAACCTGCTAAAGGGTTCAGCTCCGGCCTTTACATTCGACGGGATCAGCCAGCGCCAGGCGCTTGCGCGCCGGCAACTGACCGATAGCAAGCCGAATTACTGCTGGGGAGCGGCGGGCTGCTGCGGGGCAGGAGGAGCACCATAGGGCGCGGGCGGAGCACCATAAGGAGCGACTGGCGCACCATAGGGGGCACCGTAGCCGTAAGGGCCGCCGTAGTAGGGGGCGTCATAGCCATAGCCACGACCGTAACCACGGCCATAGCCGCGACCTGTGCCGCGACCGGAGCCGCTGAAGCTCATGTTGAAGTCGCCATAGCCATTGCCCATCATGTCGTTCCAGAAATCACCAACGCCGTCATTGTAGCCGCCGGGGCCGTAGCCATTACCCGGACCCCACCAAGCATTAGCGGTAGCGGAAACACCAAGAAGTGCGGCCACGGCCGCTGCGGTAGCAAGCTTTTTCATTATCCAATCTCCGTTATGTTGTGATCTCGCGCTAGCGCCAAAGTTGGCACCAACGAAGTTCATTATATTAGCATTTTCTAATGTGTCAAGAGAAAGTTCTGCTGCCAGATCAATCAGGCGGCAAGCATGCTCGCTTAGACCGATGCTGACAGGCCCGGCTCGCGAGCGGATGCGTCCTGAGTTCTTTGCAGCCTGAGTCCGAGAGCATGGGTCACGCGCTCGGCGAGTGCATCCGGTGTTGGCAAGATGACCTCCGCCGGGATGTCGTGCCCGACATGCAACCGCTCGAAGTCCTCGAACCCATAGGACACCATGAAAGGATGCATGCCGGTGCCGACTGCGGCGCGGTAGTCCTTGACCTCGTCGCCACAGGCATAGGCGCGCGCCGGGTTGATCTTGAAGCGTTCGCGCAGTTCGCGGAAATAGGGCAGCTTGTGCTCACTCAGCGGCAGGTGCACCAGAAAATCGAGCATGTCGTGGGCGAGACCATGGCGCTCGAACAGCCGGTGCAAGGTCGCGAGCGGATCATTGGTAATGTTACGGGTGACGATGCCAACTTTCACATCCGGCGCCTCGGCGAGCGCATGGATCAGTTGCTCGATGCCATCGAACATGCGCGCTTCTTCCCGATAGACCTCGGTCAGGGTGGCGACCAGCCCGGTGCGCTTTTGCCAGCCGATTTGCCGGCGCAGGTTTTGCGGAATTTCCTTAAAGCCCCCGAGATACTTGAAGATATTGCGCCGTTTCTGAAAACGCACCAGCGGGCCGATGTCCATACCGTGGTGGACAAAGGTTTTCTCGATGGCGCGAAAGGCGTCGATGGTGGTGCCATCGGCATCAAGGATTACCAGTCGATCATGGCTGTACATGAACGCCGTTTCCGGGAGGCAAGATATCCAAAATTCGTTTGACCAGGGCCGGCCCCTGGTAGATAAGCCCAGTATACAACTGGATCAGATCGGCGCCGGCAGCAAATTTGGCCATGGCATCCTGTGGCGACATGATGCCACCGACGCCAATCAGCGCGGCCTGCTCGCCAAGCGCAGCGCGCAGCGTGGCGAGCAACGCTGTACT
Above is a genomic segment from Thiorhodovibrio litoralis containing:
- a CDS encoding thiamine pyrophosphate-dependent enzyme, which produces MTTASSETATHSSTTLRAKDYKSEVKPVWCPGCGHFGVLAALTKAFAYLGLPKDEVVTVSGIGCSSRIPAYIDGYGFHGVHGRALALAAGLKAARPDLTLVVAGGDGDGFSIGGNHFLHACRRNMDMTYVVMDNEVYGMTKGQASPTTQPDWSHSKLTPRGTGVPRFYPAAIALAAGASFIARGFSGDPNELVRLLVQALEHPGFALVQVLSPCVTFRPEQKGWKQAVHPVAEPAPDDPGKAASLIQSDDGLAIGVLYAQRQPVYQPRNRAEAELAEIEAEFLL
- a CDS encoding ferritin family protein; protein product: MNDAASKQGSHSIDSLEELCAHALELEHESAGRFHQLADSMEVHHNAEVAGLFRELGKLSEAHAAAIEARAQGLELPRIPPWEFKWNCPDGPESHCLDDDVNYLMTSTQALRLALFNEQQAHAFYQSIADRSCDVQVRELAAEMAAEEAEHAGLLAEWLEREGAEDGSEQDGPAEDLDPPNVPE
- a CDS encoding sulfur globule family protein; this encodes MKKLATAAAVAALLGVSATANAWWGPGNGYGPGGYNDGVGDFWNDMMGNGYGDFNMSFSGSGRGTGRGYGRGYGRGYGYDAPYYGGPYGYGAPYGAPVAPYGAPPAPYGAPPAPQQPAAPQQ
- a CDS encoding HAD family hydrolase; its protein translation is MYSHDRLVILDADGTTIDAFRAIEKTFVHHGMDIGPLVRFQKRRNIFKYLGGFKEIPQNLRRQIGWQKRTGLVATLTEVYREEARMFDGIEQLIHALAEAPDVKVGIVTRNITNDPLATLHRLFERHGLAHDMLDFLVHLPLSEHKLPYFRELRERFKINPARAYACGDEVKDYRAAVGTGMHPFMVSYGFEDFERLHVGHDIPAEVILPTPDALAERVTHALGLRLQRTQDASAREPGLSASV